From the genome of Colletotrichum destructivum chromosome 10, complete sequence, one region includes:
- a CDS encoding Putative transcription initiation factor IIE subunit alpha, TFIIEalpha/SarR/Rpc3 HTH has translation MAQPLDLAKTLVKSVMRAFYETRHILIIDALIIHSALRDDDLAYLMATNTKDLHKACGKLREDRFLAVYTRLEYREDPKNPEAKPRPVNRTYYYIDYRQTIDAIKWRVYTVDKQIQGTTVPASERKEYFCGRCKSEWTQMEVLDNVGPEGFVCHRCGAPLTHDLERNSTGHEQSTRLNNQFKFITELLPRIDEMVVPDNTFDIAISKALPVVRDASYQSVTTIPVSSLQPTSVKGLDNVGPKSMSVSISTSDGPSEAEKAAEKARKEKVAQQNALPSWMSNSTVTGESFSAQAGPTAAAKIEETDDKDTVIKSADNPEHAELDDYFARLKAEQEAEAARAMEEEEDDDDEDEEEDAFEDVTPSIATPAPLIKTEPSPDSEERVVKKVKVEAPADGDDGESDEDMEFEDV, from the exons GCTTCGTGACGATGACTTGGCTTACCTGATGGCGACGAATACAAAGGATCTCCATAAAGCATGCGGAAAGCTCAGGGAAGATCGCTTTCTCGCAGT ATACACAAGATTGGAATATCGCGAAGACCCCAAGAATCCCGAAGCGAAACCTCGTCCCGTCAACCGAACATACTACTACATCGACTACCGTCAGACCATCGATGCCATCAAGTGGCGTGTGTACACCGTCGACAAGCAGATACAGGGCACCACAGTGCCAGCGAGCGAGCGCAAAGAATACTTCTGTGGGCGCTGCAAATCGGAATGGACGCAGATGGAGGTGCTCGATAATGTTGGCCCCGAGGGCTTCGTTTGTCACCGGTGCGGCGCTCCGCTCACCCACGATCTTGAGCGCAACTCGACCGGCCACGAGCAATCAACACGACTTAACAACCAATTCAAGTTCATCACCGAACTTCTGCCACGGATCGACGAGATGGTTGTACCTGACAATACGTTCGACATTGCAATCAGCAAAGCCCTGCCCGTCGTCCGCGATGCGAGCTACCAATCCGTTACAACCATACCCGTTTCATCCTTGCAACCCACATCAGTCAAGGGCCTCGATAACGTCGGACCCAAGTCAATGTCTGTCAGCATCTCCACATCAGACGGACCATCAGAGGCAGAAAAGGCAGCGGAGAAGGCGCGCAAAGAGAAGGTCGCACAGCAGAATGCGCTTCCATCGTGGATGTCGAACAGTACCGTCACTGGCGAGTCTTTCTCGGCCCAGGCAGGTCCGACGGCTGCCGCCAAGATAGAAGAAACGGATGACAAGGACACCGTGATCAAATCAGCAGACAACCCAGAACACGCAGAGCTGGACGATTACTTCGCTCGCCTCAAGGCTGAGCAGGAGGCCGAAGCGGCAAGGGCgatggaggaagaagaggacgacgacgatgaagatgaagaggaggatgctTTTGAGGATGTGACGCCAAGTATCGCGACCCCAGCTCCGCTTATCAAGACGGAGCCATCACCTGACTCGGAAGAAAGAGTAGTCAAGAAGGTCAAGGTAGAAGCACCCGCggatggagatgatggcgagAGCGACGAAGACATGGAATTCGAGGACGTCTAG
- a CDS encoding Putative BRCT domain, DNA-directed DNA polymerase X, DNA polymerase beta-like protein, which translates to MKPAENRSGGLPRSSITTICATSHMTAVARMALELPPVYLLPTHLNPDELHDLEGKIPSLTYNIQEANIVIGKISQRERALFELRRAKVLTDPIDATRISESPSATPRKRKRALSGSGSESTLYSEDGEKYGPVPMQTIKALANKSDNTNTVKVVKLAWLTDSLAQGEILPLRNYLLYEGRKKGTSETPTTTKGNGILSRAATDDLWQTRNSAYLEERRRKYPADMHQTTPSLLRQTTSEHDSVLKLPPIPSFLGLTFACQRPTPVDPPNGIFVDELKKIRLNRKMVGDQIGVRAYSTSIATLSAYPYAIGTPQEVARLPGCGVKIAELWHEWKESGRLCEVDEAQADPRLSVIKTFYDIWGVGDITARDFYNRGWRDLDDVVEHGWHTLGRVQQIGVKYYDEFKLKIPRTEVESIADAILVHARNINPGFELVIVGGYRRGKQGSGDVDVVISHRDESATMHFVDKLVVSLEKSRHITHTLTLSNHNSERGQRPVSWKGNESRGSGFDTLDKALVVWQELEIESHKGYPKETKEKPHRRVDIIISPWKTVGCAVLGWSGDTTFQRDLRRYCKKQKSFKFDSSGIRSRVDGSWIDLEGGKLGKAPDMLTAEKRVFEGLDLEWVRPEDRCTG; encoded by the exons ATGAAACCCGCAGAGAACCGCTCTGGTGGCTTGCCGCGTTCATCAATCACTACGATATGCGCGACATCCCATATGACTGCGGTGGCCAGGATGGCTCTTGAACTTCCGCCTGTCTATCTTCTTCCCACTCACTTGAACCCAGACGAGCTACACGACCTCGAAGGAAAGATCCCAAGCTTGACATATAACATACAAGAAGCCAACATCGTCATTGGGAAAATCTCCCAGCGAGAAAGGGCACTTTTCGAACTTAGACGCGCAAAAGTGCTGACCGATCCCATCGATGCGACTAGAATCTCTGAGTCGCCATCCGCAACTCCTCGGAAGCGCAAGAGGGCACTGTCTGGTAGTGGCAGCGAGTCAACCTTGTACAGTGAAGATGGAGAAAAGTACGGACCAGTTCCAATGCAGACCATAAAGGCTCTTGCGAACAAGTCTGACAACACCAATACTGTCAAAGTCGTAAAGCTTGCATGGCTCACGGACTCTCTTGCGCAAGGCGAGATTCTTCCGCTTCGCAACTATCTTCTTTATGAAGGCCGCAAGAAGGGTACGTCCGAGACGCCTACCACGACCAAGGGAAATGGCATATTATCTCGCGCTGCGACCGACGACCTCTGGCAAACACGAAACAGCGCCTATCTtgaagagaggaggagaaaatATCCTGCGGACATGCATCAAACAACGCCTTCGCTGCTTAGGCAGACGACCTCGGAGCACGATTCGGTGCTTAAGCTGCCGCCGATCCCATCGTTCCTCGGATTAACGTTTGCCTGTCAAAGACCGACCCCTGTTGATCCTCCAAATGGCATCTTTGTTGACGAGTTGAAGAAGATACGGCTTAATCGAAAAATGGTGGGCGATCAAATAGGGGTGAGGGCCTACTCAACATCCATAGCCACCCTATCAGCATACCCTTATGCGATTGGCACGCCACAAG AGGTAGCAAGACTCCCTGGCTGTGGCGTTAAGATTGCCGAGCTGTGGCATGAGTGGAAAGAATCTGGCAGGCTTTGTGAAGTAGATGAGGCCCAAGCCGATCCCAGGCTGTCAGTGATAAAAACATTTTACGATATCTGGGGAGTTGGCGACATCACGGCTCGAGATTTCTATAACAGAG GATGGCGAGACCTTGACGATGTCGTTGAACATGGCTGGCACACCTTGGGCCGAGTTCAGCAAATTGGTGTCAAGTATTATGACGAGTTCAAGCTTAAAATACCGCGAACCGAAGTTGAATCTATTGCTGACGCCATTCTGGTACATGCCCGCAACATCAATCCGGGGTTTGAGCTAGTCATTGTCGGTGGTTACCGGCGTGGTAAACAGGGTAGTGGGGATGTCGACGTAGTGATCAGCCACCGGGATGAGTCTGCTACGATGCACTTCGTCGACAAGTTGGTCGTGAGCTTGGAGAAGAGCCGACATATCACACACACGCTCACGCTGAGTAATCACAACAGTGAGCGTGGCCAGCGGCCCGTCAGTTGGAAGGGCAACGAGTCAAGAGGGAGCGGTTTCGACACTCTTGACAAGGCACTTGTGGTGTGGCAGGAGCTCGAGATCGAGAGCCACAAGGGGTATCCAAAAGAAACGAAAGAGAAGCCGCACCGGCGGGtggacatcatcatcagcccCTGGAAGACGGTTGGATGTGCAGTCCTAGGCTGGAGCGGAGATACAACGTTTCAACGAGACCTGCGTCGTTACTgcaagaagcagaagagctTCAAGTTCGATAGCAGCGGTATCCGAAGCCGAGTTGATGGTAGCTGGATCGACCTGGAAGGCGGGAAGCTCGGGAAAGCTCCCGACATGCTGACTGCCGAGAAGAGAGTATTCGAGGGTCTTGACCTCGAATGGGTCCGTCCAGAAGACAGGTGCACCgggtga
- a CDS encoding Putative membrane-associated, eicosanoid/glutathione metabolism (MAPEG) protein, which produces MPLTLQVPNEYGYVLLVAASTFFINTTHVLLTSKYRKASGLVYPAPYASNEQAAKDPKAYQFNCAQRAHANFTENQPSFLGALLISGLRYPVASAVLGAGWALSRVFYAFGYTSGAGPKGRIGGSAGSFLFDFALKFTAVYASVAMIMNW; this is translated from the exons ATGCCTCTCACGCTCCAGGTCCCCAATGAGTACGG CTacgttctcctcgtcgccgcatcgaccttcttcatcaacaccacccaCGTCCTCTTGACGAGCAAGTACCGCAAGGCCAGCGGCCTCGTCTACCCAGCTCCCTACGCCTCCAACGAgcaggccgccaaggacccCAAGGCCTACCAGTTCAACTGCG CCCAACGCGCCCACGCCAACTTCACCGAGAACCAACCCtccttcctcggcgccctcctcATCTCTGGCCTCCGCTACCCcgtcgccagcgccgtcCTCGGTGCTGGCTGGGCCCTCTCCCGCGTGTTCTACGCTTTTGGTTACAcgagcggcgccggcccaaAGGGCCGCATCGG TGGCTCCGCCGGGTCGTTCCTCTTCGACTTCGCTCTCAAGTTCACCGCCGTCTACGCTTCTGTTGCCATGATCATGAACTGGTAA